Within the Phycodurus eques isolate BA_2022a chromosome 15, UOR_Pequ_1.1, whole genome shotgun sequence genome, the region GGCACTGATGGTGTGTCTCTGGTGTCAAAAACGAAGTGCTGAGCCATGTAATTTGGTCACGCGCATTTGCAGAAGCTTCTTCTTTTAAACGACTCCGATGCGTTTCTCGTCTCTGTTGAGTatcgcagaaaaaaaatcacattttatgttttctCCCCCATCGAAGCTACGATTAATAGCCAGAGCAGTGAACACACGCACAGAGGGGATCGAGAGGCCACATGAGGGTCATGTGACGGAAAGCAGCTGACAAAAGGCAGGGGGAGAAAAAGGCCTCTAATTTTCAGCAGGAATTGTGTTGTGACGGTCTGTTGTCTGCATTGAAATCAATCATGCACAGTGCaacctaaaaaaatattaacacaaTGAGTCTTGTCACACACTCATCGATTTTTCTACCattaacaaaaatacatattgttTGGTATGATGTATTCTAGAATCAGATTTCCGTCATTATAAAACCTTCTCACTGTATTTGATATGGTTTATGGCATGTCAGTTAAAtgagtgtgaaaaaaatatccatTAAATAATGATGCTAAactaaaactactcaccctttgtgGGTAAGTGGTGTAGCAATTTAGAAAGCGGAGGAGGAGGCTTCCTCAAGGCGAGTTACAGCGCCGTTTTTAAACATTCTTAATTATCTTACACGTTTAAAAAGAAGTTggtcatttgcttttttgatCAATGAAGGGGAAATctgatttttatgaaaaaaaaaaagggatactTTTAGGCCATACCGCCCAGCAGGAGGTAAAAATAGCAACTGACTTTGCTGTCAACAATTAGTCCTTTTATTAGTGTTGTCGCTTTAACCATATTGTACCGAGCAGCCAGGACATCACTAGTTACTTTTATTGTGTTGTTAAAGTAATTTGGGTTGTGTTCCTTCTCTTTCAGAGCCACAATGGCCACCGCACCGTACAACTACTCCTACATTTTCAAATACATCATCATCGGTAAGTTTATCCAATGTCAACGATAGTAAACCCATGATTATGATATGTAGCTTTTGTACATGTAATAAAATTGAATGTGCAGCTTGTCTTTGAATATTTACGaaccctgttttttttaattaaataaagcaGGCAGCAATTGGCGAAGACGTATCACATTCATGCGCTTTTGCACTCTTGCGACAGTGAAAAGATCTCAAATGGCGGAACCCgtaatgttttaaacatttagaaTAAATACTTCTGCCTGCCACTGtacgttgctggcatagatagatcaACAAAGATGTCGTTGCCGTCAGGCGGAATCCTTATCTGCCAATGccactacttttcaggaaaaaacaacaaaaaagcgcCATCTTGCTTGATTTCCCAAGCACCACTTCATTGAAGTTgatattataccttatattgctattaccccaaaattatgttaatCGCAAATTTGATATGCTAAATAATCTCGCATTTATTACGtagtcattgattaaaatggtccAGACTTTTGAAATGGGCTACTATTACGCTTCACGGCTTCAGCAGAATGAGGAAATAGGCAGTTTCACAACGCTTCTCAGACATTTTGAGCGTTCGAGCATCAAAGGATATGCTCTCCAGCTATTTTCACAACTTTACATTGCTtaatattgtgtaaaaaaaaccaaaaaaaacgatGAAGTGGGGATAGGCCAATAGTATCTATTTGtgacaaaatattaatttgaccatatttggacataggGGATTTCAGGCCGACAGTGACGATATGTTATTTGGAGGATGAATTATCATTTTCAGACAAAGCAAgagaaattggataatttctcaCTGCACCTGATGGTCCCCCATCAGTGGTTGGACATCACTGACATTATTCTTCTTATGTTCTTTCCATGTTTTTCTCTGCGACTCATGTTTTGTCACTCtcttttctctcgctctctctctgcagGGGACATGGGGGTAGGCAAGTCATGTTTGCTGCACCAATTCACAGAAAAGAAATGTAAGTACTTGCCAACTCCTTTTCATCATCAGCGTTTGAGcgcttttttcaaaatgttttttttttttttttttgtatatataaatCCCTCGAAACTGCGGAGGAAGCGCACGCTCGGCACCGAGAGGCTCTTGTGTGTGTCAGCTGCCGCCTCCTGCCGCCATTCAGTCCGCGTCCCTTTGAATGGGCGCTATTAAGACGCCAGATGCCGTTGCGCCTCGCTTTCAGTCGAGCGCGATGGCAATTTGAGGTTTTTAGATGCTTCGGTTCAATACGTCACGCACCTGCTGCTGGCTGGTTTCACAGGGACGTAGTTACATGTAGCTTGTCAATGGATAAAACCGCCAACTTGGAGATGGATGGCTGCGGTTTAGCAtaaaagcggggtacacccaaaTGTGCTAAATTTAGGCATTTTCCCACCCTTGCGATCATCATCAGTAGtctgtgtgtaccccgcttaagCGGCTCACAGGTTGTCTGATAGTAGCCCTGGAAAACAAACCAATCCCTCTTCTCCTCCCCGCAGTCATGGCAGACTGCCCCCACACGATCGGCGTGGAGTTCGGCACGAGGATAATCGAGGTGAGCGGCCAGAAGATCAAGTTGCAGATCTGGGACACGGCCGGACAGGAGCGCTTCCGGGCCGTGACCCGCTCGTACTACCGCGGTGCGGCGGGGGCGCTGATGGTCTACGACATCACCAGGTACGGCTGCGTCGACTCGCATACGGAAGCTTTTCCACAGGACAGCGTAGTACAGGGTTTCCCAAAAATTATTGAgcaaaggaacatattttacatttccttgcacaccaccaaataaaatgtcactaaaaatggaaaggcaattagaaaaaaaaaaaaaacgtcctgccatctagtggaagaaaaTTGAATTGTACTGCCTGTCACTTAAGTGGTACTTTGACTTCCAAGTGCCCCAACGTACATGATTTTCATGTTACAAACTGTTCAGATAGGCTGCCACTCAagtgaagtggggggggggaagggagCAGGTAAGGTACtctaatgccctcgcatgtgggtaaggagagccacagtggTCGACGCACTTTCAGTCATTATTTGAACgcgacacacacaaaattatgtGGTCGATACTTCGCCGATTTCACCGAGTGCAGGGGTGGTCCGAAACCTAACCCCCCGCGATAAACAAGGATTACTGTAATGTTCCCACCAATGAAGTGAatttggatcatttcccacagTACATTTGACTATCTCTCACTGCACACAAACGTGGTTGGTAATCGCTGATCTAGTGAGTGGTTAGCAGAGCAGATGTATCAGTGTTTCTTACTCAAACAGTGAGATGGTTATCGGCATCCTGCTAAATAAACACGGAGTGTGTGAAATTCCTCCGTACGCCACGCCCGACTCCCGTGAAGTCGCCAAAATGCACTTTAACTTGGGAGGAAAACCAACAGTGATTCTTTGCGCGACTGTTAAAATGGCTTCCCGCAGCGCAGTTAATGGAAGAACGGTTGACTGACTGCAAAGCGACGACTAAGCCGGTCAGTGAAAGGTTTAACGAGCCTTGGTGACCCcgatgtatatgtgtgtgtgtatgttttcacACAGGAGAAGCACGTACAATCACCTCAGCAGCTGGTTGACCGATGCCAGAAACCTCACCAATCCCAATACGGTACGTTGAAACATCGCATttgatcttttcttttaaa harbors:
- the rab14l gene encoding RAB14, member RAS oncogene family, like, with the translated sequence MATAPYNYSYIFKYIIIGDMGVGKSCLLHQFTEKKFMADCPHTIGVEFGTRIIEVSGQKIKLQIWDTAGQERFRAVTRSYYRGAAGALMVYDITRRSTYNHLSSWLTDARNLTNPNTVIILIGNKADLEAQRDVTYEEAKQFAEENGLLFLEASAKTGENVEDAFLEAAKKIYQNIQDGSLDLNAAESGVQHKPSAPQGGRLTSEPQPQREGCGC